A region from the Lolium perenne isolate Kyuss_39 chromosome 4, Kyuss_2.0, whole genome shotgun sequence genome encodes:
- the LOC127293165 gene encoding phragmoplastin DRP1C, with translation MATMGSLIGLVNRIQQACTVLGDYGGGGGGGGSLWDSLPSVAVVGGQSSGKSSVLESIVGRDFLPRGSGIVTRMPLVLQLHKTEGGTEYAEFLHLPRKRFTDFAAVRQEISDHTDRITGKSKAISNKPIQLSIYSPHVVNLTLIDLPGLTKVAVEGQPESIVQDIENMVRSYVDKPNSIILAISPANQDIATSDAIKLAKEVDPSGDRTFGVVTKLDLMDKGTNAVDVLEGRSYRLQHPWVGVVNRSQADINKSVDMLAARRKEQEYFQSSPDYGHLAHKMGAEYLAKLLSEHLEAVIKAKIPSIISMINKTVDEIEAELDRLGRPIGGDAGAQLYTILDMCRAFDRVFKEHLDGGRPGGDRIYGVFDHQLPAALKKLPFDKHLSLQNVRKVISEADGYQPHLIAPEQGYRRLIDSSLSYFRGPAEASVDAVHLVLKELVRRSIAATEELKRFPTLQSDIAAAANESLERFREDGRKTVIRLVDMEASYLTVEFFRKLPTEPDKGANNNTPANDRYQDNHLRRIGSNVSSYIGMVCDTLRNTIPKAVVHCQVKEAKRNLLNRFYAHVGSKEKKQLSAMLDEDPGLMEKRDSLVKKLELYKSARNEIDSVAWK, from the exons ATGGCGACGATGGGGAGCCTGATCGGGCTGGTGAACCGGATCCAGCAGGCCTGCACCGTGCTCGGCGACtacgggggcggcggcggcggcgggggctccCTCTGGGACTCGCTCccctccgtcgccgtcgtcggAGGCCAG AGTTCCGGGAAGTCGTCGGTGCTCGAGAGCATTGTCGGGAGGGACTTCCTGCCTCGTGGATCTG GGATTGTGACGAGGATGCCGTTGGTGCTGCAGCTCCACAAGACGGAGGGCGGGACGGAGTACGCCGAGTTCCTCCACCTCCCGCGGAAGCGGTTCACTGACTTTG CTGCTGTTAGGCAAGAGATTTCTGATCACACTGATCGCATTACTGGAAAATCAAAAGCAATATCAAATAAGCCTATCCAGTTGAGTATATATTCTCCACATG TTGTTAACTTGACACTTATTGATCTTCCTGGACTTACAAAGGTTGCAGTAG AGGGGCAGCCAGAGTCTATTGTCCAAGATATTGAAAACATGGTCCGGTCTTATGTTGACAAG CCAAACTCTATCATATTGGCCATCTCTCCAGCAAACCAAGATATAGCAACATCAGATGCCATCAAGCTTGCTAAGGAAGTTGATCCTTCAG GTGACAGGACCTTTGGAGTCGTGACCAAACTTGATTTGATGGACAAGGGCACCAACGCTGTTGAT GTACTTGAAGGGAGGTCGTACCGCCTGCAGCACCCCTGGGTGGGCGTTGTCAACCGTTCACAGGCTGATATCAACAAAAGTGTTGACATGCTTGCAGCACGTCGCAAAGAACAAGAGTACTTTCAAAGTAGTCCTGATTATGGTCACTTGGCACATAAAATGGGTGCCGAGTATCTTGCTAAGCTTCTGTCAGAG CATTTAGAGGCCGTAATCAAAGCAAAAATTCCAAGTATTATATCAATGATTAACAAGACAGTCGATGAAATTGAAGCTGAATTGGATCGACTTGGTAGGCCAATTGGAGGTGATGCTGGG GCGCAACTGTATACGATATTGGACATGTGTCGTGCATTTGACCGTGTTTTCAAAGAGCACTTAGATGGCGG ACGACCAGGTGGAGATCGCATTTATGGTGTCTTTGACCATCAATTGCCTGCAGCACTGAAAAAGCTTCCATTCGATAAACATCTTTCATTGCAAAATGTTCGAAAAGTCATTTCTGAAGCTGATGGTTACCAGCCCCATTTGATTGCCCCTGAGCAAGGTTACAGAAGACTTATCGATAGTTCACTCAGCTACTTTAGGGGTCCAGCTGAAGCTTCAGTTGATGCG GTCCATTTGGTATTGAAGGAGCTTGTCCGGAGATCGATTGCAGCAACAGAG GAATTGAAACGTTTCCCAACGCTTCAATCAGATATAGCTGCTGCAGCCAATGAAAGCCTGGAAAGATTCCGTGAGGATGGCAGAAAGACTGTTATTCGTCTGGTTGACATGGAAGCCAGTTACCTAACAGTCGAATTCTTCCGGAAACTTCCCACTGAACCAGATAAAGGGGCTAACAATAACACTCCAGCCAACGACAGATATCAGGACAACCATCTCAGAAGAATTG GGTCAAATGTATCATCTTACATTGGCATGGTTTGCGATACATTGAGAAACACGATTCCAAAAGCCGTTGTACATTGTCAAGTGAAGGAGGCAAAAAGAAACTTGTTGAACCGTTTCTATGCTCATGTGGGAAGCAAAGAG AAGAAACAGCTGAGCGCGATGTTGGACGAGGATCCTGGTTTGATGGAGAAGAGGGATTCTCTTGTCAAGAAGCTTGAGCTGTACAAATCTGCGAGGAACGAGATCGACTCGGTTGCGTGGAAATGA
- the LOC127293166 gene encoding uncharacterized protein, which translates to MATATATAVSPSPSLRRCLPQRQHHLNRALPRFPLRQRPCVLTAGDRWTCGARRRVRYEEEDEDDEEEYGHNEEMVRLEAYSEGVRGQALLVNAAVDGELEVVLVFKGFSSSLSGRTAPDPAMSVLPERAVIQTVDVVEGPFDPSNIEYIEKDVPWEEFKSRLQ; encoded by the exons ATGGCCACTGCCACCGCCACGGCCGTCTCCCCGTCGCCGTCCCTCCGCCGGTGCCTCCCGCAGCGCCAGCACCACCTCAACCGCGCGCTCCCGCGCTTCCCTCTCCGGCAGCGGCCGTGCGTCCTGACCGCCGGCGACCGGTGGACGTGCGGCGCCAGGAGGCGGGTGCGGTACGAGGAAGAGGacgaagacgacgaggaggagtacgGGCACAACGAGGAGATGGTGCGGCTGGAGGCGTACAGCGAGGGAGTCCGCGGCCAGGCCCTCCTGGTGAATGCCGCCGTCGACGGCGAGCTGGAGGTCGTGCTCGTCTTCAAG GGCTTCTCGTCGAGCTTGAGCGGGAGGACGGCGCCGGACCCGGCCATGAGCGTGCTCCCGGAGCGGGCGGTAATACAGACGGTGGATGTGGTGGAGGGGCCATTTGACCCCAGCAACATCGAGTATATCGAGAAGGATGTGCCTTGGGAAGAGTTCAAGAGCCGCCTTCAATAG